The Tripterygium wilfordii isolate XIE 37 chromosome 17, ASM1340144v1, whole genome shotgun sequence genome has a window encoding:
- the LOC119981773 gene encoding NADH dehydrogenase [ubiquinone] 1 beta subcomplex subunit 3-B-like, with protein sequence MAKQLGTTGEFFRRRDEWRKHPMLGNQLRHATPGLGIALVAFGIYLVGEQVYNKLYAPSHHHSSAPSQSQSH encoded by the coding sequence ATGGCGAAACAGCTGGGAACCACAGGGGAGTTCTTCCGGAGGAGAGACGAGTGGAGGAAGCATCCGATGCTGGGCAATCAGCTGCGGCACGCGACTCCTGGCCTTGGAATCGCCCTCGTCGCCTTCGGCATCTATCTCGTCGGCGAGCAAGTCTACAACAAGCTCTATGCGCCTTCTCATCACCATTCCTCTGCGCCTTCACAATCTCAATCTCACTGA